In the Metabacillus endolithicus genome, one interval contains:
- a CDS encoding DUF5412 domain-containing protein: MKKILKLVIFVSLLFISLGSYGVYWAFFDMNRLPTGEFLSKKTSPDGKYTLNAYVVNGGATTSYAVRGELVFNEKNNKTKNIYWNDREEIANITWTDNDTVMINGQALDVPHQKFDFRHQ; the protein is encoded by the coding sequence ATGAAAAAAATATTAAAACTTGTTATTTTTGTTTCTTTATTATTTATTTCATTAGGGAGTTATGGGGTTTATTGGGCATTTTTTGATATGAATAGATTACCAACAGGAGAATTTCTATCAAAGAAAACTTCACCTGATGGAAAATATACCTTAAATGCATATGTTGTCAATGGAGGTGCAACAACATCTTATGCTGTTCGTGGTGAATTAGTTTTTAATGAAAAAAATAATAAAACTAAAAATATATATTGGAATGATAGAGAAGAAATTGCAAATATTACTTGGACTGACAATGATACAGTTATGATTAACGGACAAGCATTAGATGTACCGCATCAAAAATTTGATTTTAGACATCAGTAA